One part of the Vicia villosa cultivar HV-30 ecotype Madison, WI linkage group LG6, Vvil1.0, whole genome shotgun sequence genome encodes these proteins:
- the LOC131613586 gene encoding uncharacterized protein LOC131613586, translated as MEDSGLLDVRCKGKKYTWCSGDRRAMSRIDWFLVSDVIVNRWGVVGQLVGERFWLNLRIKENMLGQKSRLKWLNDGDSNSSFFTRMGFGMRWRRWMEKFVFQSSMSVLVNGSPTKEFVVEKGLRQGDPLSPFLFVLVTEGLAGLVRTSSENGTWRQVCAIKVVLKSFELVSGLGINYRNSKLVGINVNNNFLDSASFVLSCIVEGSKFLFLGIIIGCNPRRYSSWIHLLSKMKKYLVGWKNRFFSFGGRITLLKSIFSSLTIFTMSVYKMPIMVAKEFTRVQSNFLWGGEVEDNKRRIHWVSWKNVCLPLEKGGLGIKNISDFNLALHNKWRWRILKGNNSVWYNLLKARYGDLSMKSLCGGMLPLDSVSSSSSTSSYWWNDLISVGKSVGVDPMNFINGCGVVLDVKDDINLNITLDGDFLVASCYGYYAGMHIPFGPSNRNDVALALIWKLEVPFKLKAFGWRLFVNRLPAKDLLVYRRIALSMDNTKCVFCGIDLESRDHSFFKCKMVEVAWREVAIWIGKSDGDLEEDCLSCFLDWLYFCKKRR; from the exons ATGGAAGATAGTGGTTTGTTGGATGTGCGGTGTAAAGGGAAAAAATATACTTGGTGTAGTGGTGATCGAAGGGCCATGAGTAGAATTGATTGGTTCCTTGTGTCGGATGTTATTGTTAATAGATGGGGGGTGGTTGGTCAACTTGTAGGGGAGAGGTTTTGGTTAAATTTGAGGATAAAGGAAAACATGCTTGGTCAAAAATCAAGACTTAAATGGTTAAATGATGGAGATTCAAATAGTAGTTTTTTCACAAG GATGGGTTTCGGTATGAGGTGGAGGAGATGGATGGAAAAGTTTGTTTTTCAAAGTAGTATGTCCGTGTTGGTTAATGGTAGTCCGACGAAGGAGTTTGTAGTGGAGAAAGGTTTAAGGCAAGGGGATCCTTTATcgccttttctttttgtgttgGTTACCGAGGGCCTTGCGGGTCTTGTTCGGACGTCGTCCGAGAACG GTACTTGGAGACAAGTGTGTGCTATTAAAGTGGTGTTGAAATCTTTTGAGCTTGTGTCGGGTCTTGGAATTAATTATCGTAATAGTAAATTGGTTGGGATTAATGTGAATAATAATTTCTTAGATTCCGCTTCTTTTGTTCTTTCTTGTATAGTGGAGGGTAGCAAATTTTTGTTTCTTGGGATTATTATTGGATGTAATCCAAGGAGATATTCTTCTTGGATACATCTCTTATCGAAGATGAAGAAGTACCTAGTGGGTTGGAAAAACCGATTTTTTAGCTTTGGTGGTAGGATCACTCTCTTGAAATCCATTTTTAGCTCGCTCACTATTTTTACTATGTCTGTTTATAAGATGCCGATTATGGTGGCCAAGGAATTTACTAGGGtgcaaagtaattttctttggggaGGAGAGGTGGAGGATAATAAGAGAAGgattcattgggtgagttggaagaaTGTGTGTCTTCCGCTTGAAAAAGGAGGGCTTGGCATCAAAAACATTTCAGATTTCAATTTGGCTCTTCATAacaaatggagatggagaattctAAAAGGTAATAATTCGGTTTGGTATAACTTGTTGAAAGCCCGTTATGGTGACTTATCTATGAAGAGCCTTTGCGGAGGTATGCTTCCTTTAGACTCTGTTTCTTCCTCTTCGTCTACTTCTTCTTATTGGTGGAATGATTTAATTTCGGTTGGGAAAAGCGTGGGTGTTGATCCTATG AATTTTATTAATGGTTGTGGGGTGGTTTTAGATGTGAAGGATGACATTAATTTGAATATTACGCTGGATGGTGATTTTTTGGTTGCTTCATGTTATGGGTATTATGCTGGAATGCATATTCCGTTTGGTCCTTCTAATAGGAATGACGTTGCTTTAGCTTTAATTTGGAAGTTGGAAGTGCCTTTCAAACTTAAAGCTTTTGGGtggagactttttgtgaatagACTCCCGGCAAAGGATTTACTTGTGTATAGAAGAATAGCTTTGTCTATGGATAATACTAAGTGTGTTTTTTGCGGTATTGATCTGGAAAGTCGGGATCATTCTTTCTTCAAATGCAAGATGGTGGAGGTGGCGTGGAGGGAGGTTGCAATTTGGATAGGAAAGTCGGATGGAGATTTGGAAGAAGATTGTTTATCGTGTTTCCTGGATTGgctttatttttgtaaaaaaagaagGTGA
- the LOC131613588 gene encoding early nodule-specific protein 2-like, with product MTIAYLFFFLGIYANAYCSAPLLSITTQDIKLTNDVSGFESLPHQFRVLKASEKNKVREEDYEFHIDYTPPRTHPIPYPPPPHDKNDEVSEENSEFNIDYTPPRTHPTPSPPPQDKKNEINNESSEFDIDYTPPRTHPTPSPPPHDENKDVSEDRSEFDIDYTPPRTHPTPSLPPHGENDEVSEESYELSIDYTPPRTHPTPSPPPHGENDEVSEESYAFNIDHTPPRTHPISSPPPNNQATKARVYYKSLLIMYVPN from the exons ATGACAATCGCatacctttttttctttttgggcaTTTACGCCAATGCATATTGCAGTGCCCCGCTTCTTAGCATCACTACTCAAGATATCAAGTTG ACCAATGATGTAAGTGGTTTTGAATCTTTGCCTCATCAATTTCGAGTGCTTAAAGCAAGTGAGAAAAATAAAGTACGGGAAGAAGATTATGAATTTCACATCGACTATACACCACCTAGGACGCATCCTATTCCttatcctcctcctcctcatgatAAGAATGATGAAGTAAGTGAAGAAAACTCTGAATTTAACATTGACTATACACCACCTAGGACGCATCCTACTCCGTCTCCTCCTCCTCAAGataagaaaaatgaaataaataatgaaaGTTCTGAATTTGACATCGACTATACACCACCAAGGACACATCCTACTCCATCACCTCCTCCTCATGATGAGAATAAAGATGTAAGTGAAGATAGATCTGAATTTGATATCGACTATACACCACCTAGGACGCATCCTACTCCATCTCTTCCTCCTCATGGTGAGAATGATGAAGTAAGTGAAGAAAGCTATGAACTTAGCATCGATTATACACCACCTAGGACACATCCAACTCCGTCTCCTCCTCCTCATGGTGAGAATGATGAAGTAAGTGAAGAAAGCTATGCATTTAACATTGATCATACACCACCAAGGACACATCCTATTTCATCTCCTCCTCCAAACAATCAAGCAACAAAGGCTAGGGTTTACTATAAATCTTTGTTGATAATGTATGTGCCAAactaa